Within Mongoliitalea daihaiensis, the genomic segment AAAATAAAGCACAGTTACAAGCAGTCTTAACTTACCATGTAGTTCCTGGAAAAGTATATTCTAAGGATTTGAAAAATGGCATGAAGGCTAAAACTGCTCAAGGATCTGATGTTACAATTACATTGAAAGATGGAAAAGCAATGGTCAACAATGCAACTGTGACAGCTGCTGACATTGAAGCTAGCAATGGGGTTGTACACGTAATTGATACGGTAATTTTACCTGGGATGTAATTGTTTGTTTGTCTATTTTGATATCAAAGCCTCAGAAATTTTCTGGGGCTTTTTTATTGCTCACAGATTTAACAGATTGGTTTTGAAGTAAGAAGCGAGAGACTAGAGGCGAGAAACGGTGACACTCAATTCCCACTGTCTTACCCTCACTGTTCCCTCCTCCTTTCTGAACTGTGGACTGTCGACAGTTAGCCGTGGACCCAACTGTTGTTACTGCCAACTGTTCACTTCGCACTGTTCACTATTCACCGTTCATTGTTTCCTAAAAGAAAAGTCCCTTCAAAATTGAAGAGACTTTCTTGGAGAATTTATTTAAGGTACCCTTTTCTTTTAAGGATTGTTTCTACAAACTTGATATCATTGTCAGAATTGAATATCGTAAAAGGTAAGTGTATGAATTGTGCTTTGGAGAGTGTCAAGATGAATGCATCTTTTTTAATCTCAGCACTTTTGATCATCCCCCAATTAATGGGCATACCTTGTTTTGCGTTGAGTTTCATCAACACCTGCCTACTATCTATTTCATAAGCCATTTTTTCAAAAATGACTTTATTTTGCTCCATTTGTGTGACGCCGGCAAATTGAATGACCCAAAAAAGAAGGTATAAAACGTAGGCTAAAATAGCCATGCTAATCCACCACCAAGAAGGAATCCAAAAATATCCACACGCAATGGCTACAGCAATCAGTACTACCCACCACTGTTCTTTCAATACATTGACAAGACCCATTTTGATATAGGTGCCAGTATCTAACTTGTATTTTTTTGTTTTTACTATCATTCGCTTGATTTTTCAGGACGCAAATATCCGATTATAAGTCCTATTTCACAAATTCTTAGGTTTTTTGGGTGATATTTCAACAAAAAAAAATAAACAGTGTTAAAAAAATTGATATCCTTTTGAATTGTCCTTAAATTAAAGGTAAAATTTCAGATTATGAGTAGTTTAGTAGTAGACCTGATGTTATGTGGAATGGCTTATGTGGTGTTGATTTACTTCATCGCTACTCTGACAAAAGCAAGAATTCCCCGAGATCGAGATAATGGTGATGATGGAGACGGAGGTGTAGAAGATCTGACTCCACCCAAAATTGATTTGCCTCCTGGTATTATTTGGCCATCTGATGGCCCAGTGAAGCGTATCAAAGACCCTGTCGATTTTTAATTGCATTTATCACAGACCCCTTGTACAAGTAAAGAAACTTCTTTTTTCGAAAATCCTTCAGGTAGGGTGATCATTGGTAAACTGATTTCATCAATACAGATGGTATTTCCACATTTTTCACATTTAAAATGTACGTGATCATGGTGATGGGAAGTACTTCCTTCATGGGAATGCGTGCATAAAGCATATTTGGTTGCTCCACTATCATCAAGAACTTTGTGAACAACATCAGCATCCAAAAAAGTTTTCAATGTGCGATAGATGGTGACGCGGTCAAAATCGTCTTTTAACTCTTCTTCCAAATCTCCATGAGTAAGCGCAACCTGTCTATTCAAAAATGTTTTCAAAACATCTTTTCTACACTTGGTAATGCGCAGCTGATGCTGCTGTAAAATTTGTAATGGTGACTTTCCCATGGGTGATTTCTTCAGCTATGATGTCAAAAATAGGAAAGAATTTAGTGAAGACAAAAAAGCCAGCCCTTTTCGAGGCTGGCTTTGTTAAGTGATGTACTATTATTTTGGATCTAGTATTTTCTTGATGCGTGCTAAAGCATCTTCCAAGTGAACTTTACTTGCCCTGTCGGAAGTTCTGCCGATAGCAGCTGAAATTTGTCTTTCCAAGGTCTTCAGTTCACCTCTTGCCATTGGTCTGATATCTGACTGGGATGCATTGATCTGCGGTCCAGCAAAGGCTCTGAACTGAGCTGGTAAGGCAGGCTCATTTCCTGTCAATAACAATTCCAGACGTTCGATGTGTGCACGCTGTAAACTTCTTCTATGTACGTCGATTGCTCTTCCTGCACTTAGTTCTGTCCATATACCCGCTCTCAAATCATCGAACAATTCGAACATGGAGTAAGCATCTTTGCCGTTCAAAGCTTCATTTTCGATCATTCTACCCAAGCGACCCCATTCCAAAATGCCATTTAAAGTTCCTACTTGTACGCCTCGGATTCTTTCCAATGCGCCAAAGTCACCTACACGTGAAATGATTTTTTCATCCATCAACCATTTAGGAGTAGCAAAAAGCTCTTTGTTGATGAATTGTACAGCTCTTTTCTGCTTTTCTTTATCTACGTGTACATACACTTCTTCCCCTTGGCCGGAAGACTTATAAAATTCATATACGCCTCCCACATTTGTTCTCACGTGACCCATGTATCGGTTGTATTGACCGATTACCTGACCGTACATTTCATTAAGGTCTGCATAGTCTTTAAATGGTTTGTCTTCTTCTGCAGTCCATTCCATCAAATTAGGAAGGATTATTTTAAGATTTTTGATTCCATAATCCGAAGCTTTCATGGCATCATCTCCCAAGTCTTCACTTTGCGTACTTGGATCGTAGTTGTTGCCTTGTCTCCCGAATCTATAAATTGGATCATCTGCTTTTTCTAATATCCACTGATTCAAGATAGGCTGCTCGTCTTCAGGCGTCTTTGCATCTAAAATAGGTTTGTAACCCCACATGATGGAATATTTGTCATAAGGACCTACATCTGGCATCAAACTTACATCTTGATCACCTGGTTGTGCGATGTAATTGAAACGAGCATAATCCATGATAGATGGAGCTGTACCAAATTTGGAAGTAAAGGTTGCAGAACGTAAAGAATCTACCGGATATGCATGTGAGGAGGCAAAGTTGTGTGGTAAACCTAAGGTATGGCCTACTTCGTGGGCTGACACAAAGCGGATCAATCGACCCATCACTTCTTCTCTAAACTTCACACCTCTTGCTTCTGGGTTGACAGCAGCAGTTTGGATAAAAAACCAGTTTCTCAATAAGTTCATCACATTGTGATACCATCCGATATCAGATTCGATGATCTCTCCCGAACGTGGATCAGATACGTGAGGACCGTAAGCATTTTGAATATCTGAAGCAAAGTAACGAATCACTGAATAACGCGCATCTTCCGGAGTCCAATCAGGATCTTCTTCTGGACTCGGTGGATCCATGGCTATAATGGCATTTTTAAAGCCAGCTTCTTCAAAGGCCTTTTGCCAATCTTCAACTCCCTGCTTCAAATATGGTCTCCATCTGTCTGGAGTAGCGGGGTCAATATAGAATACGATTGGTTTTTTTGGCTCTACTAATTCTCCTCTTCTAAACTTATCGTAATCTTCTTCTTTTACTTCCAATCTCCATCTGTCTAGGAAGGTTCTGCTGGTCGCTTTTTGTTCATCTAATCCAAAATCAACCACCGAACGGCTAAACCAGCCTACTCTTCTATCGGATAAACGCTGCATCATCGGCTCCTTTGGCAGTAAGACCATAGAAGAATTCATCTCTAAGGTTATCAATCCCGTACTTGAGTTGGAAGGAGGGTTGGTAGCTGCATAGGTCATTACATAGCGTGCTTCAATATTGATTGGATAGGGAGAAATTCGATCAATGTACGAACGCTCATTATCCAATCGTGTCACGCGGAATTGCTCTCTTCGATTTCTTGGTAGGCCAATAGCCTGTACATCTTTGGCGAAAAGATCTGTAACCTCTATTACCACTCCACTGCTATCTTTTGCAAGCGCTTTGATATCAAATTTTTGAAGGATAGGTTCTAGGTTGGAAGCTTTCACCGCAGTAAATATTGGCAAAGAATCAGCGGCAGTATTGCTATAGGATACTACTTTCAAGAGGATATCGTTCATGTTCTTGTCCCAGCGAACCAAAAGCGTGTTTGTACGCTCACCTCCGTAACCAATACCATCGGCAGTTTTTGCAATGGTCGTGACTACCAACATTTCTCTACCTAAGAGGGAATCAGGAATTTCGTAGAAATACTTTCCTTCAATCTCATGAACCTTGAAAAGACCTTCTTTGGTCTTGGCTTTGTCCGTGATGATTTCGGCATAGGGTTTTGGGCCCGGCTTACTTGCTTGAGGCCTTGGTGCAGGTGCCGGTGCTGCTGCTGCAGGAGCATTTTTAGAGTTTTTCTTCTTTTTTTGTGCGAACGCATCATCTGCAAAGAAAAATGCGGTCAACACCAAAAGCAAAGAAAGCCCTTTTCGGCATTGATTGATTGTAAACTTCTTCATGTAAATATTGGTTGACTAAATAATAAGCTATGAATTAACTCACTTCACGGCTATTTTCTTAAATTTCCTGATTACAATTTTACAAGCGGTTACACATACAAATAAAAGGTTTAACAAAACGATGCAGCACAGGGAGATAATCATCATTGGTGGAGGATTGGGGGGATTGATTGCTGCATACCTTTTAGCAAAGCATGGGCGTCAGGTTTTACTCATCGAAAAAAAGACCTATCCATTTCACAGAGTGTGCGGTGAATATATATCCAACGAGGTAAAGGATTTCTTGATAAGGGAAGGCCTTTTTCCTACTGATTTAGATCCGGCAGATATTCATACATTCCAACTTTCAGCCATAGATGGGAAGATTGCTAATTTGCCTTTAGAAATGGGAGGGTTTGGTATCAGCAGATATGCTTTGGATTTGTTTTTATATCAAAAAGCAAAATCAATCGGAGCTGAATTTTTACTGCAAACGCAAGCAGAGCAGGTGAATTTTAAAGCGGAACAAGAAAAATTTGAAATCCATTTGCTGCATGGAGAGGTATTTACAGCTGACTATGTGATTGGGGCATTTGGTAAGCGCTCTAAAATTGACAAATCCATGGGACGGTCATTTATGGAGCAGCGTTCACCTTATATCGGTGTCAAATATCATATACGCACTGAAATGGATCCGCATACAGTTGCTTTACATAATTTTGAAGGAGGGTACTGCGGAGTCAATAAAGTAGAAGGTGAGACGTATAACCTCTGTTATCTAGGTTCTCGTCATTCATTGAAAAAATATGGCAGTGTTCCTGCCATGGAAGCTGCTGTGCTGCATCAAAATCCTCATTTAAAACGAATTTTTAAAGATTCGGAGTTTCTTTTTGATAAAGCAGAAGTGATTAATGAAATTAATTTTGAACCAAAACTACCAGTTGAAAACCGTGTCTTGATGGTAGGAGATGCTGCTGGTCTTATCACTCCCCTTTGTGGCAATGGGATGGCTATTGCAATGCATACAGGTAAGTTGGCAGCGGAGCAAATTTTGAGTGGAAAATCCAGAAGGGAGATAGAAAAGGCGTACATGACTGAATGGAATGCCCTATTTAAACAACGACTTTGGGTAGGAAGGACTGTTCAAAAACTATTTGGAGCCAAGTGGGCATCCTCCTTTTCGGTGGGGTTGATCAATAGCTCATCCATGATTGGGAGACAGATTGTTCGCCAAACCCACGGCATTCCTTTTTAATTAATAAAACACTTGCATGATCTGTGTATTTTCTAAAAAGTACCAAATGAAAAACGCATTCAAGCAAATTCCCGAAATTCTATTCATCCACATAGCCCAATCATAATTCACATATCTTTCAACGGATTTGGTTGCAAAAGTAAACCAAACCAAGAAATAAAGGATTACTGGTGATAGGGAACCAAGAAAAACAAACAAGGCTTGTTCCTGTCCTTTGTCTAAGAAATACCAACTAAAAGCAGACCCGGCAACCAAAAACCATAAGGCGGCAAAAGTAAATGTACCTTTAATACCCAGTTTTAAGCTCAATGTTTGATCACCTCTTTTAGAATCCTCCTCATGTTGATAAATTTGAGTTAAAGGATATGAACCCCACAACATCAGAGATGTCAAAATACCTGGGATAAATACGTGACTTTTGGCGAATACATCCCAGCCAAAATCGCTCAATCCCGCGTAAGCCATGCAAAATGTAAAGCAACCTTGGAAAAAGCCTGCAACGATCCAGCTAGCCACTGCATATTTTTTTAGTCGAATGGATGGGTGGGAGTAAGCCATTGATATCAAGCTATACACCAGTAGCATACTTCCAACCTGCCAGTTGACCATGGCACCCAACATAACGCTGATTAGCGTAAACAGTAATGCCAAATAATAAAGACCTTTGTTGACTTTGGGTGGATTTCTTAATCCTCCAATACTTTTTTCATCTTTGTCAAAATAAGAATTGTAGCCATTGCTTGCAGGGTACAAAAATAAGTGCAAACCCATAAATATCAGCAACAAACGCTCAGGGTTATGATTGGGTGTTAAGGCCAAAGCGAAGAAAAATACGGGCATTAAATAAAAAGAAAAAGGAATTCGAAGATGTTTCCAGCTTGCTAAAGTAAACATAAGTGTATTTTTATTCTTAACTTTTGTCCGATGCTCTTGTTTTAACTGAGTTGTCGAAGATAACGATAAAAAACGATTTTGGATGAATAATAGTATAGTGAGCATAGGAACGGCCAATCCTGGTACTGCAATCCCTCAAATGAGGATTGCTGATTTTATGAAATTGGCTCACGGATTGGATCCGACAGATGCTCGCAAGTTGCAGTTTGTCTATCGTCAATCAGGGATTGAGAAGAGATACAGTGTGTTGGATGATTTTAATCATACAGATCCTGAAAATTTCACTTTTTTTCCAAAAAACGAACACTTACTTCCATTTCCAGGCACAAAGGCTAGGATGACTGTATTCCAGCAGCAAGCTTTACCCCTTGCCCAAAAAGCTATCAGCACTTGCTTGATCGATGGAGAAACCTACCCTGATGAAATTACTCACTTAATACTCGTATCCTGTACGGGCATGTATGCCCCTGGATTGGAAATTGATATCATTCAACAACTTGGTTTGAGGTCCTCCGTAGAGCGGTATGCCATTCATTTTATGGGATGTTATGCTTCTTTTAATGCTATTCGTTTAGCAGATCGTCTATGTGATGCAACAGCGGATGCTAAAGTATTGATAGTATCGGTGGAGTTATGTACCATTCATTTTCAACGGGAGTTTACGGAAGATAATTTATTGGCAAACGCAATTTTTGCTGACGGTGCTGCCGCCGCTCTTGTTTGCAGATCGGATGATGGTCTGAAAATAAAAGGCTTTGACTCTGCCTTATTTCCAGAGGGTGCATCTGATATGGCTTGGAGTATTGGAGATGTAGGTTTTGAAATGCGGTTGAGTAAGTATGTACCGGAATTATTGGGAAAAGGACTTCATCAAAGCCATGCGTACTTAGAAACAAAGTTTAACTTGTCCAGTATTTCTAATTTTGCGATTCATCCGGGCGGTAAACAAATTCTTCAAAAAGTAGAGGAGGCATTTGGTATTGGGGCTACTCAAAATCTTTTTTCTCACGAGGTGCTGAGGGCTTATGGGAATATGTCTTCTACTACTATTTTGTTTGTGTTGGACCGATGGCTACAAGATCAAAAATCCTCCGGTGATATCTTAGCGATGGGTTTTGGCCCTGGTTTGACTTTGGAAACCCTTTTGTTAGAAAAATGAGCAAGGGTTTCAAACATAGAAGCATCGAAAAGGAAATCATGGACGATCTTGAGATTGGTGGAGCTGTTTTGGACCAAACACTGCATGAACTTCGAATCATCAACCGGCTTTTGGGTGGTAATTATGTCAGTACGTCTGGATTGGATCAATTGATGCAAAAAGTTCCTCAAGCAGCTTACAGCATTGCCGATTTAGGATGTGGTGGTGGAGATATGATTAGAGTCATGAGTAATTGGGCTGCTACACATAATAGAAAGTGTTCTTTTATCGGGATAGATGCCAATGCTCATACGATTGCTTTTGCCAAAGAAAATTTGAAAGATTTACCTGATGTAAATTTTCAAGTGCAAAACGTCTTTGAAACCAGCTTTTTAGAAGATCCAGTTGACCTGATTACATGCACATTGTTTACACATCATTTTACCGATGAGGAACTAATTCAACTTTTCAAGGCTTGTTTAAAGAAAGCCAAAATAGGAATCGTAATCAATGACTTGCATCGTCATCCAGTAGCATACAAGAGTATTCAACTGTTGACAAAATTATTTTCCAAGTCCGATATGGTCAAAAACGATGGTCCATTATCTGTAAAAAGGTCTTTTGTAAAAGAAGATTGGGCCCGAATTTTGCGCGATTCCAATATCTCCACCTATGACTTGTCGTGGCACTGGGCTTTTCGGTGGAGATTAGTTATTCCTTGTGCCGACTAGGAATTGTATCAACCAAATTTTATTATCTATATATGGAAACTACTTTAGATCTACAAGAAATCAACGTTTGGAAAGACAAGGCAATTGATATGGCCTTTCAGTTGGGGCCAGTGTTATTTAAAGCATTAATTCTACTCATTATTGGTAGACAAGTAATTAAGTTTTTACTCGGATTGTTAGGGAAAACGTTGGATAAGTATGAAATCGATGCATCCTTAGCTACCTTTTTCAAAAGTTTTTTATCAGCCGTTCTGTGGGTTGTATTGCTGATTAGTGTTGCTACAACACTGGGAATGCAGATGACCTCATTCGTAGCTATTCTTGGTGCTGCAGGTTTGGCTGTAGGTTTAGCCTTGCAGGGATCTCTTTCAAATTTTGCTGGGGGAGTTCTGATTTTGGTATTTAAACCATTTCGTGTAGGAGATACTATTGAAGCTCAAGGACATTTAGGCTCTGTTGAAAGTATTGATATTCTGTATACAAAAATTCGGGTTTTTGATAATCGGGTGGTGACTGTACCCAATGGGGCTCTGGCAAATAACAGCATTATCAACCTTTCACAAAAGCCTACACGTAGAGTTGAAATGAAGGTAGGGGTAGCTTATGGTACGGATTTGAAAAAGACAAAACAAGTGATCTTAGACGTATTAACTAAAGATGAGCGCGTTCATGAAGATCCTGCACCTAGTGTTCATTTCATGAGTTTTGGGGATAGTTCTTTGGATTTGACCATTCGCTGTTGGTCAGATTCTGCAGATTTGTGGCCCGTGTATTGGGACAATATGGAGGCGATCAAAGAGGCGTTTGAAGAGCATGATATTGAAATTCCTTTTCCTCAGAGAGATGTTAATCATTATTATCCAGAAGGGAAAAAATAAAAAGAGGAGGCTGTTTTATAAATAGAAACTCAGAATTGTTGCCCAAACATAATGCTGTTTAAGAATCTATCCATTTGTGACTTACTGTCTTTGTGGCTAAATATGCCACGAAGGCTTTAAGACACAAAGGTTCGCTGAATGAACATTAAATAAATTGGGGTAATATTTTAAAGCATTGACGTATGAGACAGCCTCTTTTTTTGCATTAAATTTATTTCCGTTTGCTTCTTTTAGTTTGTCACGTATAATTTATTCAGCCTCTTTCCACTTTTTTTCTTTTGCTTTTGGATTTCCATCAGATGCACACCCGATATTTTTGGTCAATGATATTCCACTGGGAAAGCCACCAAAATCCTGTTCTTGGTCTTCCAATAGGGGTCTTTCAGGGATTTCTTCGGACAAACGTTCTTTTTTTGACGTTTTTTTCATGTCAATTTACAAGTTCAGCATCGACTAGAATAAAGTTAAGTTCCTCAATGTCTTCTTCATTGAGCTTTAATTTACCCCGAATTTTAACGATTTCATCTGTTTTGATCCGTTTGTTAGGTTTACTTTTTAAGTAACCCACGACAATACTTTCAGGACCTGCTCCCCCGCAAAAAAAACATTCCGCCATAGGAAATTTGGATACAATAGCAATATTGGCGT encodes:
- a CDS encoding YcxB family protein — protein: MIVKTKKYKLDTGTYIKMGLVNVLKEQWWVVLIAVAIACGYFWIPSWWWISMAILAYVLYLLFWVIQFAGVTQMEQNKVIFEKMAYEIDSRQVLMKLNAKQGMPINWGMIKSAEIKKDAFILTLSKAQFIHLPFTIFNSDNDIKFVETILKRKGYLK
- a CDS encoding Fur family transcriptional regulator; the encoded protein is MGKSPLQILQQHQLRITKCRKDVLKTFLNRQVALTHGDLEEELKDDFDRVTIYRTLKTFLDADVVHKVLDDSGATKYALCTHSHEGSTSHHHDHVHFKCEKCGNTICIDEISLPMITLPEGFSKKEVSLLVQGVCDKCN
- a CDS encoding zinc-dependent metalloprotease — encoded protein: MKKFTINQCRKGLSLLLVLTAFFFADDAFAQKKKKNSKNAPAAAAPAPAPRPQASKPGPKPYAEIITDKAKTKEGLFKVHEIEGKYFYEIPDSLLGREMLVVTTIAKTADGIGYGGERTNTLLVRWDKNMNDILLKVVSYSNTAADSLPIFTAVKASNLEPILQKFDIKALAKDSSGVVIEVTDLFAKDVQAIGLPRNRREQFRVTRLDNERSYIDRISPYPINIEARYVMTYAATNPPSNSSTGLITLEMNSSMVLLPKEPMMQRLSDRRVGWFSRSVVDFGLDEQKATSRTFLDRWRLEVKEEDYDKFRRGELVEPKKPIVFYIDPATPDRWRPYLKQGVEDWQKAFEEAGFKNAIIAMDPPSPEEDPDWTPEDARYSVIRYFASDIQNAYGPHVSDPRSGEIIESDIGWYHNVMNLLRNWFFIQTAAVNPEARGVKFREEVMGRLIRFVSAHEVGHTLGLPHNFASSHAYPVDSLRSATFTSKFGTAPSIMDYARFNYIAQPGDQDVSLMPDVGPYDKYSIMWGYKPILDAKTPEDEQPILNQWILEKADDPIYRFGRQGNNYDPSTQSEDLGDDAMKASDYGIKNLKIILPNLMEWTAEEDKPFKDYADLNEMYGQVIGQYNRYMGHVRTNVGGVYEFYKSSGQGEEVYVHVDKEKQKRAVQFINKELFATPKWLMDEKIISRVGDFGALERIRGVQVGTLNGILEWGRLGRMIENEALNGKDAYSMFELFDDLRAGIWTELSAGRAIDVHRRSLQRAHIERLELLLTGNEPALPAQFRAFAGPQINASQSDIRPMARGELKTLERQISAAIGRTSDRASKVHLEDALARIKKILDPK
- a CDS encoding NAD(P)/FAD-dependent oxidoreductase, whose product is MLQAVTHTNKRFNKTMQHREIIIIGGGLGGLIAAYLLAKHGRQVLLIEKKTYPFHRVCGEYISNEVKDFLIREGLFPTDLDPADIHTFQLSAIDGKIANLPLEMGGFGISRYALDLFLYQKAKSIGAEFLLQTQAEQVNFKAEQEKFEIHLLHGEVFTADYVIGAFGKRSKIDKSMGRSFMEQRSPYIGVKYHIRTEMDPHTVALHNFEGGYCGVNKVEGETYNLCYLGSRHSLKKYGSVPAMEAAVLHQNPHLKRIFKDSEFLFDKAEVINEINFEPKLPVENRVLMVGDAAGLITPLCGNGMAIAMHTGKLAAEQILSGKSRREIEKAYMTEWNALFKQRLWVGRTVQKLFGAKWASSFSVGLINSSSMIGRQIVRQTHGIPF
- a CDS encoding UbiA family prenyltransferase — protein: MFTLASWKHLRIPFSFYLMPVFFFALALTPNHNPERLLLIFMGLHLFLYPASNGYNSYFDKDEKSIGGLRNPPKVNKGLYYLALLFTLISVMLGAMVNWQVGSMLLVYSLISMAYSHPSIRLKKYAVASWIVAGFFQGCFTFCMAYAGLSDFGWDVFAKSHVFIPGILTSLMLWGSYPLTQIYQHEEDSKRGDQTLSLKLGIKGTFTFAALWFLVAGSAFSWYFLDKGQEQALFVFLGSLSPVILYFLVWFTFATKSVERYVNYDWAMWMNRISGICLNAFFIWYFLENTQIMQVFY
- a CDS encoding type III polyketide synthase, with the protein product MNNSIVSIGTANPGTAIPQMRIADFMKLAHGLDPTDARKLQFVYRQSGIEKRYSVLDDFNHTDPENFTFFPKNEHLLPFPGTKARMTVFQQQALPLAQKAISTCLIDGETYPDEITHLILVSCTGMYAPGLEIDIIQQLGLRSSVERYAIHFMGCYASFNAIRLADRLCDATADAKVLIVSVELCTIHFQREFTEDNLLANAIFADGAAAALVCRSDDGLKIKGFDSALFPEGASDMAWSIGDVGFEMRLSKYVPELLGKGLHQSHAYLETKFNLSSISNFAIHPGGKQILQKVEEAFGIGATQNLFSHEVLRAYGNMSSTTILFVLDRWLQDQKSSGDILAMGFGPGLTLETLLLEK
- a CDS encoding methyltransferase domain-containing protein encodes the protein MSKGFKHRSIEKEIMDDLEIGGAVLDQTLHELRIINRLLGGNYVSTSGLDQLMQKVPQAAYSIADLGCGGGDMIRVMSNWAATHNRKCSFIGIDANAHTIAFAKENLKDLPDVNFQVQNVFETSFLEDPVDLITCTLFTHHFTDEELIQLFKACLKKAKIGIVINDLHRHPVAYKSIQLLTKLFSKSDMVKNDGPLSVKRSFVKEDWARILRDSNISTYDLSWHWAFRWRLVIPCAD
- a CDS encoding mechanosensitive ion channel family protein, which gives rise to METTLDLQEINVWKDKAIDMAFQLGPVLFKALILLIIGRQVIKFLLGLLGKTLDKYEIDASLATFFKSFLSAVLWVVLLISVATTLGMQMTSFVAILGAAGLAVGLALQGSLSNFAGGVLILVFKPFRVGDTIEAQGHLGSVESIDILYTKIRVFDNRVVTVPNGALANNSIINLSQKPTRRVEMKVGVAYGTDLKKTKQVILDVLTKDERVHEDPAPSVHFMSFGDSSLDLTIRCWSDSADLWPVYWDNMEAIKEAFEEHDIEIPFPQRDVNHYYPEGKK